A window of the Microbacterium sp. LWH13-1.2 genome harbors these coding sequences:
- the deoC gene encoding deoxyribose-phosphate aldolase, translating to MTTQELSRRAAVDVLGGEPDDATLRRFLHGLPGVDAVGLEQRAAGLGTRSIKTTSKAWALDTIIKLIDLTTLEGSDTPGKVRSLVAKAKNPDAADPSTPKVAAVCVYGDMVGDAVEALGALHGDPDDGLISVAAVATAFPSGRSSLAIKLADTAEAVAAGADEIDMVIDRGAFLSGRYGLVYDQIAQVKEACRRADGSYASLKVILETGELNTYDNIKRASWLGILAGGDFIKTSTGKVQPAATLPTTLLMLETVRDWHRGTGERIGVKPAGGIRASKDAVKYLVTVAETVGEEWLQPHLFRFGASSLLNDVLLQRQKLTTGHYSGPDYVTID from the coding sequence ATGACGACCCAAGAACTCAGCCGCAGAGCGGCGGTGGACGTCCTCGGCGGTGAGCCGGATGACGCCACGCTCCGCCGCTTCCTGCATGGACTCCCCGGAGTCGACGCCGTCGGACTCGAGCAGCGCGCTGCCGGTCTCGGCACGCGATCGATCAAGACGACGTCGAAGGCCTGGGCCCTCGACACCATCATCAAGCTGATCGACCTCACGACCCTCGAAGGCTCGGACACGCCGGGCAAGGTGCGCTCGCTCGTCGCGAAGGCCAAGAACCCGGATGCCGCAGACCCGTCGACCCCCAAGGTCGCCGCGGTCTGCGTGTACGGCGACATGGTCGGCGACGCGGTCGAGGCGCTCGGTGCGTTGCACGGTGATCCTGACGACGGTCTGATCTCGGTCGCCGCGGTAGCCACGGCCTTCCCGAGCGGACGCTCATCGCTGGCGATCAAGCTCGCCGACACGGCCGAGGCCGTCGCGGCCGGTGCCGACGAGATCGACATGGTCATCGACCGCGGGGCATTCCTCTCGGGTCGCTACGGACTCGTCTACGACCAGATCGCCCAGGTGAAGGAGGCGTGCCGTCGTGCGGACGGCTCGTACGCCTCGCTCAAGGTCATCCTCGAGACCGGTGAGCTGAACACCTACGACAACATCAAGCGCGCGTCGTGGCTCGGCATCCTCGCCGGTGGCGACTTCATCAAGACGTCCACCGGCAAGGTGCAGCCCGCGGCCACCCTGCCGACGACGCTGCTGATGCTCGAGACGGTGCGTGACTGGCACCGCGGCACGGGGGAGCGCATCGGCGTGAAGCCCGCCGGCGGCATCCGCGCCTCCAAGGACGCAGTGAAGTACCTCGTCACCGTGGCCGAGACCGTGGGCGAGGAGTGGCTCCAGCCGCACCTGTTCCGCTTCGGCGCATCGAGCCTGCTGAACGACGTGCTGCTGCAGCGTCAGAAGCTCACCACCGGCCACTACTCCGGCCCCGACTACGTCACGATCGACTAG
- a CDS encoding aldehyde dehydrogenase family protein codes for MSFLEYAPAPESKAVLNLKDSYGLFIDGEFVDGSGPSFTTISPADETRIAEIASASDEDIDRAVAAARRAYDKTWSKMSGRDRGKYLFRIARLVQERARELAVAESLDNGKPIKESRDVDVPLVASWFFYYAGWADKLDHAGLGANPRALGVAGQIIPWNFPLLMLAWKLAPALAAGNTVVLKPAETTPLTALIFAEILQQADLPAGVVNIVTGAGATGASLVRHPDVDKVAFTGSTGVGRDIARAVAGTNKKLTLELGGKAANIVFDDAPIDQAVEGIVNGIFFNQGHVCCAGSRLLVQESIHDEVIDRLKNRLSTLRLGDPLDKNTDIGAINSAAQLARIRELSDIGEAEGAERWTADCAIPDKGFWFAPTIFTGVEASHRIARDEVFGPVLSVLTFRTPAEAIAKANNTPYGLSAGIWSDKGSRILAVADRLRAGVIWANTFNRFDPSSPFGGYKESGYGREGGRQGLTAYLKGAAA; via the coding sequence ATGTCATTCCTGGAATACGCTCCGGCACCGGAGTCGAAGGCAGTCCTCAACCTCAAGGACAGCTACGGCCTGTTCATCGACGGCGAGTTCGTCGACGGCTCTGGCCCGAGCTTCACCACCATCTCGCCCGCAGATGAGACCCGCATCGCCGAGATCGCGTCCGCGAGCGATGAGGACATCGACCGAGCGGTCGCCGCCGCCCGTCGCGCCTACGACAAGACCTGGTCGAAGATGAGCGGTCGCGATCGGGGCAAGTACCTGTTCCGCATCGCCCGTCTCGTGCAGGAGCGGGCTCGTGAGCTCGCGGTCGCCGAGAGCCTCGACAACGGCAAGCCGATCAAGGAGAGCCGCGACGTCGACGTGCCTCTCGTCGCATCCTGGTTCTTCTATTACGCGGGCTGGGCCGACAAGCTCGACCACGCCGGCCTCGGAGCGAATCCTCGCGCGCTCGGCGTCGCGGGGCAGATCATCCCCTGGAACTTCCCGCTGCTGATGCTCGCATGGAAGCTCGCGCCCGCCCTGGCCGCCGGTAACACCGTCGTGCTGAAGCCCGCAGAGACCACGCCGCTCACGGCGCTGATCTTCGCGGAGATCCTGCAGCAGGCCGATCTTCCGGCGGGTGTGGTCAACATCGTGACGGGCGCCGGCGCGACCGGCGCCTCTCTCGTGCGCCACCCGGATGTCGACAAGGTGGCCTTCACCGGCTCGACCGGAGTAGGCCGCGACATCGCCCGTGCTGTCGCCGGAACGAACAAGAAGCTCACGCTCGAGCTCGGAGGCAAGGCCGCGAACATCGTGTTCGACGACGCGCCCATCGACCAGGCCGTCGAAGGAATCGTCAACGGCATCTTCTTCAACCAGGGGCACGTGTGCTGCGCCGGAAGCCGACTGCTCGTGCAGGAGTCGATCCACGACGAGGTCATCGATCGCCTGAAGAACCGCCTCTCGACCCTGCGTCTCGGTGACCCGCTCGATAAGAACACCGACATCGGCGCGATCAACTCGGCCGCGCAGCTCGCCCGCATCCGCGAGCTCAGCGACATCGGCGAGGCCGAGGGCGCGGAGCGCTGGACGGCGGACTGCGCGATCCCCGACAAGGGATTCTGGTTCGCTCCGACGATCTTCACCGGAGTCGAGGCGTCGCATCGCATCGCCCGTGACGAGGTGTTCGGACCCGTTCTCTCGGTGCTCACATTCCGTACGCCTGCCGAAGCGATCGCAAAGGCGAACAACACCCCGTACGGTCTCTCCGCGGGTATCTGGTCGGACAAGGGCTCCCGCATCCTGGCAGTCGCCGACCGGCTTCGCGCCGGCGTCATCTGGGCCAACACGTTCAACCGTTTCGACCCGTCGAGCCCGTTCGGCGGCTACAAGGAGTCCGGATACGGCCGCGAGGGCGGACGTCAGGGCCTCACCGCGTACCTGAAGGGGGCCGCAGCATGA
- a CDS encoding sugar-binding domain-containing protein, whose amino-acid sequence MEDELTMVRVAELYYDEDKTQDEIGALLKLSRWKVGRLLTQARERGIVRIEIVHPRARRLGLERQLVERHGLRAAVVVPSPDGDDGTLERVAQAAADFLTAMRPVPRTLGVSWGRTLRAVAEALPDGWATGVTVVQLNGGVSLNRRSGGAAGLAVTIAQRASGHVSLLPSPAILERVETKQAIEADRTVAAVLEEAAEAQAFLFTAGPCDATSAHVENGYLSASDVEELARRGAVGDVLGRYIDADGNIVDPQLDARTVGVDLGRLRAAKRSIFVTAGDAKHDIARTVVTSGLCSVLVTDETTARALLEEQ is encoded by the coding sequence TTGGAAGACGAACTCACGATGGTCCGAGTCGCAGAGCTCTACTACGACGAAGACAAGACGCAGGACGAGATCGGCGCCCTCCTCAAGCTCTCCCGCTGGAAGGTGGGCCGTCTGCTCACCCAGGCGCGCGAGCGCGGCATCGTCCGGATCGAGATCGTGCATCCGCGCGCTCGGCGCCTCGGTCTCGAGCGCCAGCTCGTCGAGCGCCACGGATTGCGGGCGGCAGTCGTCGTCCCCTCTCCCGACGGCGACGATGGAACGCTCGAACGCGTCGCGCAGGCCGCCGCCGACTTCCTCACCGCCATGCGTCCGGTTCCGCGCACCCTCGGCGTCAGCTGGGGACGCACGCTTCGTGCCGTCGCCGAAGCGCTGCCCGACGGATGGGCCACCGGCGTCACGGTCGTGCAGCTCAACGGGGGAGTGAGCCTGAACCGTCGCTCGGGCGGAGCCGCAGGCCTCGCCGTCACGATCGCTCAGCGCGCCTCCGGTCATGTGTCTCTGTTGCCGAGCCCGGCGATCCTCGAACGTGTCGAGACCAAACAGGCGATCGAGGCCGACCGCACGGTCGCTGCCGTCCTCGAAGAGGCAGCCGAGGCGCAGGCGTTCCTGTTCACGGCCGGCCCCTGCGACGCCACTTCGGCCCACGTCGAGAACGGGTATCTCTCGGCGTCCGATGTCGAGGAGCTCGCCCGACGCGGCGCCGTAGGTGATGTCCTCGGCCGCTACATCGACGCGGACGGCAACATCGTCGACCCGCAGCTCGACGCCCGGACGGTCGGCGTCGACCTCGGTCGGCTGCGCGCCGCGAAGCGCTCGATCTTCGTCACCGCGGGTGACGCCAAGCATGACATCGCGCGTACAGTCGTGACCAGCGGCCTGTGCAGCGTCCTGGTGACAGATGAGACCACAGCACGAGCATTGTTGGAGGAACAATGA
- a CDS encoding aldehyde dehydrogenase family protein, translated as MSKRLTVPKTYKLAIGGAFPRSESGRTYEVLSAKGAFLANAAQGSRKDARDAVVAARAAVKGWSGATAYNRGQVLYRVAEVLEGRRAQFIDEIAAQEGVSASAAAAQVDEAIDLWVWYAGWCDKYAQVAGNANPVSGPYFNISVPEPTGVVAIVAPQDSALLGLVSVVAPALVAGNTVVVIASERHPLSAISLAEVLATSDVPGGVVNVLTGSPAEMAPWLASHQDVNALDLAGAGDLEWIDMQIAAADTLKRVLAPGEVVASPERIGAFTEVKTVWHTKSMV; from the coding sequence ATGAGCAAGCGATTGACCGTTCCCAAGACGTACAAGCTGGCCATCGGCGGGGCGTTCCCCCGCAGCGAGTCGGGTCGCACCTACGAGGTGCTCTCGGCGAAGGGGGCGTTCCTGGCGAACGCCGCTCAAGGCTCTCGCAAGGATGCCCGCGATGCCGTCGTCGCCGCCCGCGCAGCCGTCAAGGGCTGGTCTGGGGCGACCGCCTACAACCGCGGACAGGTGCTCTATCGTGTCGCCGAGGTGCTCGAGGGTCGCCGGGCGCAGTTCATCGACGAGATCGCCGCACAGGAGGGGGTTTCGGCCTCCGCCGCAGCAGCGCAGGTGGACGAAGCGATCGACCTGTGGGTCTGGTACGCGGGCTGGTGCGACAAGTACGCACAGGTCGCCGGCAACGCGAATCCCGTATCAGGGCCGTACTTCAACATCTCCGTCCCCGAGCCGACCGGCGTCGTCGCGATCGTGGCACCGCAGGATTCCGCTCTCCTCGGGCTGGTCTCGGTGGTCGCCCCCGCTCTCGTGGCAGGCAACACGGTGGTCGTGATCGCGAGCGAGCGGCATCCGCTCTCCGCCATCAGCCTCGCCGAGGTGCTCGCGACGAGCGACGTGCCGGGGGGAGTGGTGAACGTCCTCACCGGGTCGCCGGCCGAGATGGCACCGTGGCTCGCCTCGCACCAGGATGTCAACGCCCTCGATCTGGCCGGTGCGGGCGATCTCGAGTGGATCGACATGCAGATCGCCGCGGCCGACACGCTGAAGCGCGTCCTCGCTCCGGGTGAGGTGGTGGCTTCGCCCGAGCGCATCGGAGCCTTCACCGAGGTCAAGACGGTCTGGCACACCAAGAGCATGGTCTGA